In Listeria swaminathanii, a single window of DNA contains:
- a CDS encoding Lmo1799 family Asp-Ala repeat surface protein, whose product MKKQRVDYRRRLDQKRAQKAKLIAALITTTTMMVAPVTVNYDSFNHKFALSGIQADAATIDLLGNSNLNTQYSNGKLVITLSGNQLLSASAASTYYPYFELPSELSSILSNPNIRANTKIDYKIAYLGIGNIGLFNQGTVNGSNSTNFFIDPSKNAIGAKVNHLLGVGVSSVSTFTLTIDLLALGVTALPSANDGKLDFAARTGDGLLDIDLLNSNAARGFITTDVGDADADADADADADADADADADADADADADADADADADADADADADADADADADADADADADADADADADADADADADADADADADADADADADADADADADADADADADADADADADADADADADADADADADADADADADADADADADADADADADADADADADADADADADADADADADADADADADADADADADADADADADADADADADADADADADGDADADADADADADADADADADADADADADADADADADADADADADADADADADADADADADADADADADADADADADADADADADADADADADADADADADADADADADADADADADADADADADADADADADADADADADADADADADADADADADADADADADADADADVDIDWRDFLVEKPTVNPIYEGTKTISGSSIYKNMNINALLKSLQSDAPAGTVFYINLTLPDGTVIGNVLIHADGTYTINIPNYNLKAGDVIHLQVTAKYGDEVKTSDDVSVTVLPLVDSDADADADADADADADADADADADADADADGGTNPSTNGGGTTGTSNGGTSVTVSSMNSTGSGTMLSSGYSADGTTSISASDLPSTGDTNSSLPWVGLGLFSLAGAFLLRLFRK is encoded by the coding sequence ATGAAAAAACAGCGTGTAGATTACAGACGTAGATTAGACCAAAAGCGAGCGCAAAAAGCAAAATTAATTGCGGCTCTTATTACAACCACAACAATGATGGTAGCGCCTGTCACTGTGAATTACGATTCTTTTAATCACAAATTTGCCCTAAGTGGTATTCAAGCGGATGCAGCGACGATTGATTTGTTAGGTAATTCTAATTTGAATACACAGTATTCAAATGGGAAATTAGTAATTACTCTTTCTGGGAATCAATTGCTCAGCGCTAGTGCGGCGTCTACGTACTATCCGTATTTTGAGTTACCTAGCGAGCTTTCTTCTATTTTGAGTAATCCAAATATAAGAGCAAATACAAAAATTGATTACAAAATTGCTTATCTAGGAATTGGAAATATCGGGTTATTTAATCAAGGGACAGTTAATGGTAGTAATTCCACTAATTTCTTTATTGATCCTAGTAAAAATGCGATTGGCGCCAAAGTAAATCATTTACTTGGTGTTGGGGTTAGTAGTGTATCTACTTTCACTTTGACGATTGATTTACTAGCTCTTGGCGTTACGGCACTACCTAGTGCAAATGACGGGAAATTGGATTTTGCTGCTAGAACTGGTGATGGGCTTTTGGATATTGATTTGCTGAATAGTAATGCGGCTCGTGGGTTTATAACTACGGATGTTGGGGATGCGGATGCTGATGCGGATGCTGACGCTGATGCTGACGCCGATGCCGACGCTGATGCTGACGCCGATGCGGATGCGGATGCAGATGCCGACGCTGATGCAGACGCTGATGCGGATGCTGACGCTGATGCCGATGCTGACGCCGATGCCGATGCGGATGCTGACGCCGACGCTGACGCCGATGCCGACGCTGATGCCGACGCTGATGCTGATGCCGATGCCGACGCTGATGCTGATGCTGATGCGGACGCCGATGCCGACGCTGATGCCGACGCTGATGCGGACGCCGATGCGGATGCGGATGCGGATGCTGACGCTGATGCCGATGCTGACGCCGATGCGGATGCTGATGCCGACGCTGATGCGGATGCTGACGCTGATGCTGACGCCGATGCCGACGCTGATGCTGACGCCGATGCTGATGCGGATGCAGATGCAGATGCTGACGCCGATGCCGATGCGGATGCCGATGCCGATGCTGATGCGGATGCCGATGCTGATGCGGATGCCGATGCGGATGCCGATGCTGATGCGGATGCCGATGCGGATGCCGACGCTGATGCTGACGCCGATGCCGATGCCGACGCCGATGCCGACGCTGATGCCGACGCTGATGCCGATGCTGACGCTGACGCCGATGCCGATGCCGACGCCGATGCCGATGGGGATGCCGACGCTGATGCGGATGCCGACGCTGATGCGGATGCCGACGCTGATGCGGATGCGGATGCGGATGCGGATGCCGATGCTGACGCTGATGCTGATGCCGACGCTGATGCGGATGCTGACGCTGATGCTGACGCCGATGCCGACGCTGATGCGGACGCTGATGCGGACGCCGATGCGGATGCTGATGCCGATGCCGATGCCGACGCCGATGCGGACGCCGATGCGGATGCGGATGCCGACGCTGATGCGGATGCTGATGCGGATGCCGACGCGGATGCCGATGCGGATGCCGACGCTGATGCGGATGCCGATGCTGACGCTGATGCTGACGCCGATGCCGACGCTGATGCTGATGCCGATGCGGATGCCGATGCCGACGCTGATGCTGACGCGGATGCCGATGCGGATGCCGACGCTGATGCGGATGCCGACGCTGATGCTGACGCCGATGCCGATGCTGACGCTGATGCGGATGCCGATGCCGACGCTGATGCTGACGCCGATGCCGACGTAGACATTGACTGGAGAGATTTCCTAGTTGAAAAACCAACTGTAAATCCAATATACGAAGGAACTAAAACAATTTCAGGTTCCTCAATTTATAAAAACATGAACATCAATGCCCTTCTTAAATCATTGCAATCTGATGCTCCAGCTGGAACAGTTTTCTATATTAACTTGACTCTTCCAGACGGTACTGTAATTGGAAATGTGTTAATCCATGCAGATGGAACCTATACAATCAATATCCCTAATTATAATTTGAAAGCTGGAGATGTTATTCATCTTCAAGTAACAGCTAAATACGGCGATGAAGTAAAAACAAGTGATGACGTATCCGTAACAGTTCTACCTTTAGTAGACTCTGATGCCGATGCTGATGCTGATGCCGATGCTGACGCCGATGCGGACGCTGATGCCGATGCTGATGCTGACGCCGATGCCGATGCTGACGGAGGAACAAATCCTTCCACCAATGGAGGCGGAACTACTGGGACTTCTAACGGGGGAACTAGCGTAACCGTTTCGAGTATGAATTCGACCGGTTCAGGAACAATGCTTTCCTCAGGTTATAGTGCTGATGGAACTACTTCCATCTCAGCAAGTGATCTCCCATCAACTGGAGATACAAACAGTAGTCTTCCATGGGTTGGACTTGGACTATTCTCACTAGCAGGCGCGTTTTTACTACGTCTTTTCCGTAAATAG
- the lipA gene encoding tyrosine/lipid phosphatase LipA has protein sequence MKNWVKVTGAGVLSATLLLGGCGAPSEEKAEANVKTEKTTLKPGSQIKLEGAVNVRDLGGYKTTDGLTIKPHKLIRSAELANLSDSDKKKLVNTYDLSQIVDFRTNSEVTAKPDPKLTDVTYTHDSVMKDNGASTSVQDLTASLAKMDNPETFLINANKSFITDETSIQAYKEFFDILLANQDGSVLWHCTAGKDRAGFGTALVLSALGVDKNTVIDDYMLSNKYRAADNKKAIEAVAAKTDNKKVIAGMTAVMEVRESYINAAFDEIDAKYGSMDNFLKEKLGLTDDKKEQLKKAYLY, from the coding sequence ATGAAAAATTGGGTAAAAGTAACAGGAGCAGGGGTATTAAGCGCAACATTACTATTAGGGGGATGCGGAGCGCCCTCAGAAGAAAAAGCAGAAGCAAATGTGAAAACCGAAAAAACAACCTTAAAACCAGGTAGTCAAATCAAATTAGAAGGTGCCGTAAATGTCCGTGACTTAGGCGGTTATAAAACAACTGATGGGCTAACCATTAAACCCCATAAACTCATTCGAAGTGCCGAACTCGCTAATTTAAGTGATTCCGATAAAAAGAAACTCGTAAATACATACGATCTTTCACAAATAGTTGATTTTCGAACGAATTCAGAAGTAACGGCCAAACCAGATCCAAAACTCACAGACGTTACCTATACACACGATTCTGTCATGAAAGATAACGGCGCATCCACAAGCGTGCAAGATTTAACTGCAAGCCTAGCCAAAATGGATAATCCAGAAACATTTCTCATCAATGCCAATAAAAGTTTTATTACCGATGAAACATCCATCCAAGCCTATAAAGAATTTTTCGATATACTACTAGCAAACCAAGATGGCTCCGTTTTGTGGCACTGTACAGCTGGAAAAGACCGGGCTGGATTTGGTACGGCTTTAGTTCTCTCGGCACTAGGTGTGGATAAAAATACCGTTATTGACGATTATATGTTATCCAATAAATATCGCGCCGCGGACAATAAAAAAGCAATTGAAGCCGTTGCAGCAAAAACCGATAATAAAAAAGTCATTGCCGGAATGACTGCAGTAATGGAAGTGCGTGAATCTTATATCAATGCAGCCTTCGATGAAATTGATGCTAAATATGGCTCGATGGATAACTTCTTAAAAGAAAAACTCGGACTGACAGACGACAAAAAAGAACAACTGAAAAAAGCATATCTTTATTAA
- the ffh gene encoding signal recognition particle protein, whose translation MAFEGLAGRLQETMNKIRGKGKVNEADVKEMMREVRLALLEADVNFKVVKQFIKTVSERAVGSDVMKSLTPGQQVIKIVQEELTSLMGGEESKIGTADRPPTVIMMVGLQGAGKTTTSGKLANLLRKKYNRKPLLVAADIYRPAAIKQLETLGKQLDMPVFSLGDQVSPVEIAKQAIEKAKEEHLDYVIIDTAGRLHIDETLMDELKQVKEIAKPTEILLVVDSMTGQDAVNVAQSFNEQLEITGVVLTKLDGDTRGGAALSIRSVTGKPIKFIATGEKMEALETFHPDRMASRILGMGDVLSLIEKAQTDVDTEKMKAMEQKMKDNSMTLDDFLDQLQQVKQMGPLDELLKMMPGANKMKGLDNMNVDDKQLGHIEAIIKSMTKNEKDNPDIINASRRKRIARGSGRPVQEINRLLKQFAEMKKMMKQMTGGGKGKKGKNPFGNFKMPF comes from the coding sequence ATGGCATTTGAAGGACTAGCTGGAAGACTCCAAGAAACAATGAACAAAATTCGCGGCAAAGGGAAAGTAAACGAAGCTGACGTAAAAGAAATGATGCGTGAAGTGCGTCTTGCTCTACTAGAAGCCGATGTTAACTTTAAAGTCGTTAAACAATTTATTAAAACAGTAAGCGAACGTGCTGTCGGCTCGGATGTAATGAAAAGTCTAACACCCGGCCAACAAGTCATCAAAATAGTTCAAGAAGAATTAACAAGCCTAATGGGCGGCGAAGAAAGCAAAATCGGAACAGCGGACCGTCCGCCAACCGTTATCATGATGGTAGGTTTGCAAGGGGCTGGTAAAACAACCACTTCCGGAAAACTTGCTAATTTATTACGCAAAAAATATAACCGTAAACCTTTACTAGTTGCAGCGGATATTTATCGTCCAGCCGCAATCAAACAATTAGAAACGCTTGGCAAGCAACTAGATATGCCGGTATTTTCGCTAGGTGATCAAGTAAGCCCAGTAGAAATTGCTAAACAAGCAATCGAAAAAGCCAAAGAAGAACATTTAGATTATGTCATTATCGATACAGCCGGCCGTTTGCACATCGATGAAACGTTAATGGACGAGCTAAAACAAGTCAAAGAAATCGCCAAACCAACCGAAATTTTGCTTGTAGTCGATTCGATGACCGGGCAAGACGCAGTCAACGTGGCGCAAAGCTTCAACGAACAATTAGAAATTACTGGAGTCGTATTAACAAAACTAGATGGTGATACACGTGGTGGTGCCGCACTTTCGATTCGTTCTGTCACTGGAAAACCAATTAAATTTATCGCCACTGGTGAAAAAATGGAAGCACTCGAAACCTTCCATCCCGACCGTATGGCTTCAAGAATTCTCGGCATGGGCGACGTGCTTTCACTTATTGAAAAAGCACAAACCGATGTAGACACAGAAAAAATGAAAGCCATGGAACAAAAAATGAAAGACAATAGCATGACGCTAGATGACTTCTTGGACCAACTACAACAAGTAAAACAAATGGGCCCACTAGATGAACTACTTAAAATGATGCCCGGGGCAAACAAAATGAAAGGCCTCGACAACATGAATGTAGATGATAAACAACTTGGTCACATTGAAGCGATTATCAAATCAATGACTAAAAACGAAAAAGATAATCCAGATATCATCAATGCTAGCAGAAGAAAACGGATTGCTCGTGGTAGCGGACGTCCAGTTCAAGAAATCAATCGCCTTCTAAAACAATTTGCTGAAATGAAAAAAATGATGAAGCAAATGACTGGTGGAGGAAAAGGCAAAAAAGGAAAAAATCCATTCGGCAATTTCAAAATGCCATTTTAA
- a CDS encoding putative DNA-binding protein: MFEKTNRMNLLFDFYQELLTTKQKAYVSFYYLDDYSLGEIAEEFEVSRQAIYDNIKRTEESLEKYEEKLGMLKKYQQREKLFSQLETQLTKKNFLDEQVKETLEQLKNID, from the coding sequence TTGTTTGAGAAGACAAACCGGATGAATTTATTATTTGATTTTTACCAAGAATTATTAACAACAAAACAAAAAGCCTATGTTTCTTTTTATTACCTGGATGATTACTCACTAGGCGAAATTGCCGAAGAATTTGAAGTGAGCAGACAAGCCATTTATGATAATATTAAAAGAACCGAAGAAAGCCTAGAAAAATACGAAGAAAAACTAGGGATGCTAAAAAAATATCAACAACGAGAAAAACTCTTTAGTCAATTAGAAACACAATTAACCAAGAAGAATTTTCTGGACGAGCAAGTGAAAGAGACGCTCGAACAGCTTAAAAATATCGATTAG